From one Culex quinquefasciatus strain JHB chromosome 3, VPISU_Cqui_1.0_pri_paternal, whole genome shotgun sequence genomic stretch:
- the LOC119769352 gene encoding uncharacterized protein LOC119769352, whose amino-acid sequence MCLHYMSGSLDTFLLYGVRNKNIDYLKAFKMGFLVLIPLLGVVRVHYAMDKPDDLQNVIIATGLSLTSIFVLYPTILKMVDGFIVAVRNGYDQSLDYSESVEPSPDPEKLSLV is encoded by the exons ATGTGCCTACACTACATGTCGGGATCGCTGGACACCTTTCTTCTTTATGGAGTCAGAAAC AAAAACATCGACTACCTGAAGGCGTTCAAAATGGGCTTCTTAGTATTGATTCCACTTCTAGGAGTCGTAAGAGTTCACTACGCCATGGACAAACCGGATGATTTGCAAAATGTGATCATCGCAACTGGGCTATCGCTGACTTCGATTTTTG TACTGTATCCAACGATCCTGAAAATGGTGGACGGCTTCATTGTGGCCGTCAGGAATGGATATGACCAGTCGTTGGACTACTCTGAGAGTGTTGAGCCGAGCCCAGATCCAGAGAAGCTGAGTCTCGTTTGA